GGAGGGCGACGTGCTGGGTCTGGTTCTGTTCATCGGTGAGCCGGGCGAGGTGGCCGGTGAAACGGAATTCAAGCTGGCCCAGACCATCGCGGCCTTCCTGGGCCGCCACATGGAGAGCTGACGGCCCAAACAAAAAAAGCAGGCAGCAATGCTGCCTGCTTTTTCTTCGGATTACCGGCGGCCGCCTCGACCGCCGCCAAAGGACCCTCCACCGCCGAAGCCGCCGCCCCGGCTTCCGCCGAAACCGCCGCGGGAACCGCCTCGACCGCCGCCAAAGGACCCTCCGCCGCCGAAACTGCCGCCCCGGCTTCCGCCAAAGGAGCCGCCAAAGCTGCCGCCCCCGAAGCCGCCGGGCCGGGAACCACCGAAGCCGCCATTGAAGGAACCGCCTCCAAACCCTCCGCCGGAGGGCGGACGCGGTCCGGGGCCCGGGCCCCGGGGCGGCCGGGGAGGACGAGGCGGGCGGGGCCGCCTGGGCCGTCCCCAGAAGACAGGGTAATAGAGCACGGTGGGAATCCCCATGCCGGGCCGCATGTACCGCCGGCGATAGCTCCTCCAGCGGAAGGCGTCCAAGATCATCCACACCACAAAGAGCGTGATGACCAAAACCATCGCATTCCCGATCAGCTGACCGGCTGTGGGCGCAAAATAGCCGGTGGACTGGGTGTAGTACCCTGTGCCCGTCTCAAAGGTCTGGGGCACGACGGGAATGTAGTTCTCCTTGACGGTCACGCTGTAAAAATCGGCAAACCACGCCATGAAGGCGTCCACCGTCTTCCGGACGCCCTTATCGTAGTTTCCGGCGGCAAAGCTGTCTTCCATATAGGCAGAGAGGATGCTGTTCAAGGAGTCCTCATATCTGTGAAGCCCCAGCCCCGGCACCTCGGCATAGTCGCCCACCAGGCCGCCCTGGGAGATGTTGTTCAGCGCCAGCACCAGCACAATGCCGTTGTTGCGCTCCTTGTCGCCGATGCCGTAGCGGTTGCCCATGCTCTCGCCGTAAGCGATGATATCCTCTTCGCCGGTATCGTCCACCGTGACCACCATGATCTGGGCGCCGGTCTGGGCAAAGAGGGAGGCGTTCATGGCATCGATGTGCTCCATGGTATCGTCGGAGAGCACGCCGGCGTAATCGTAGGCATAGGTGTAGGTTCCCACGATTTTTGTGCTGGCCTCCTCGGTGACGTCCGGCTTTTTCACCTGGCCGATGAAACAGCCCAAAGCCACCGCTATCACCAGCACAAGGACGGCAACGCTTCTTTTTTGAAAAAATTTCATAGATTTGATTCCTTCTTGCTCTTCCCGGTGCATTTGCCGTCCGTCCGGCCCACCAGGTAATCAATGGATACGTCAAAATAATCCGCAAGGGCGATCAGGGTTTTCAGCTTTGGCTCGCTCTGGTCCGTCTCATAGCTTTGATACCCCCGCAGGGAAAGCCCCAGCAGCTCCGCCATTTCTTTTTGATAAAGCCTGCGGCCCTCCCGAAGCTCTTTCAGCCGCTGTGCCAGTATCTGCATGTTTCACCTCTTTACATATATTAATGATGTATGTTATTATACATTAAAAATGTTTAAGGAGTGATCCTCATGACCGATCCCCTTCAGCTCCTCTATGACGAGGCCCTTGCCACCGGCATCTGTCCCTATCTGAGCATGGGCAGCTACCGGCGGGCCTCCGACACCGCGGAAGAAACCCTTGACGCGCTGGAGGCTATGCTGGACCCTCAGGCCCTTAAACTGCTGGAGCAGTACCGGGAGGCCTGCTTCCAGACCCAGGGCATGGAACTGGAGGCCATGTTCCGCTCCGCCTTCCGCGTGGCCCGGGAACTTTTCACGCAGGTCTAATTCCGAAGCTCCATCAGCTTTTGCTTCAGCTCGCCCTCAATCTTGCTCAGCTCCACCTCCGCGGCCCGGCGTTTCTGGGCGCCGTCCCGCTGGATGTTCAGCACCTCGTCCAAAGTGGAGATCAGCTGCTCATTGGTATGCTGGAGCGTCTCGATGTCCACGACGCTGCGCTCCGCCTCCCTGGCGGCCGCCACAGTACCGGTCTTGAGCAGGTCGGCGTTCTTTTTCAGCAGCTCATTGGTCATGTTGGTGACGGCGCTCTGTGCGGCGGTGGCCTGACGGGCATGCTCCATGCCCAAGGCCAGCACCATCTGGCTCTTCCACAAAGGGATGGTATTGACCAGGGAGGACTGGATTTTCTCCACCATCAGCGTGTCGTTATTTTGCAGCAGCCGGGTCTGGGGTCCCATCTGGACGGAGATCATCCGGGTCAGCTCCAGGTCGTGGAGCTTCTTTTCAAACCGCTCGCACATCTGGACCATGTCGTTGTACTTCTGGGCGTCCTCTTGGGCGCCGGAGGTCTCCGCTTGGCTGCGCAGGGCGGGCAGCTCATTCTCCCGCACACTCTTCAGCTTCCTCTTGCCGGCCAGGATATACATGGTCAGCTCCTTGTAGTACTTCAGGTTCAGCTCGTACATCTGGTCAAACATGGCCACGTCCTTCATCAGCGTCACCTGATGCTGCTCCAGCTCCCGGGCGATCTTGTCCACGTTGGTCTCCACCTTGGAGTACTGGGCCTTCATGGCCTCCATACGGTCCCTGCTCTTTTTGAACATGCCGAAAAGGCCCTTTTTCTCCTCCTCGCCGGTGCCGAACTGCTTCAGCTCCACTACCAGCTCGCTCAGGGCCTCGCCCACCTCGCCCAGGTCCTTGTTGCGGACGGAGCTGAGGGCGTTTTCCGAAAAACCGGCCACATTCTTTTGGGCCGCCGCGCCGTACTGTAAAATCAGGTTGGAGTCGGTGATGTCAATCTTTTTGGAGAACTCCTCCACCGCCTTTTTCTCCTCTTCGCTGAGCAGCCGTTCGTCCATCTCCACGGGGGGCGCCTCTTTCCCTGGCTCCTCCGCGGCGGCCTCCTGGGGCGCGGCGCCGTCCAGCGTCAGCTCCGGCATGGCGGCAGCCGCGGCCGCCTGGGGCTCCAGCGTCAGCTTGGGGATTTTGTTGCTCTCATCCATATTCGTTCGTCCTTTCATGCGCCTCTATCCGGACGCTTAAAGTTCCAGTTTGATGTCCCCGTCCTCCTTGGGCACGGACTCCGCCTTCAGGGGATTCTCCGTCAGCCCCTCCCGGGCCATCATATTCTCCAGCACGGTGATGTCGGTGGAGATATCCAGGGCCTCGCTGCCGAAGAGTGCGTCTAACTGCTTTTCAAAGGCGGACACAATGGTCTTCATCATCCCCTCTACCTTGTGCAGCGTGGCGTTGATGTTTTCACCGCTGACGCCGGTGCCCGCCGCCCGGTCATAGGCGTTGAGCAGCTTCAGCGTGGTGGGCAGATAGTAATCCATGAACTTGCGGATCTGGGGCAGCTTCCTGGGGTCCTGGCGGACCTGGTCGAAAATCTTCTCCGACACCTGCTCCAGGCGCACAATGTCGGCGGAAATCTCCTCGTCGGCGATGTTCCCGTCCAGGCGCTTCATCTCGGCGATGGCCAGACGGCCGTTTTTGAGCATCTTGTCCAACTCCGGGTCGCCGGTGGTCTTTTCCTCCGCCGCCTTCTCCGCCTTTTTCTCACTCTGCCCCACCGCGCCGCCGCGGCACAGCAGCAACGCCACGGCAAACACAGCCGCGGCAGCGGCCGCGGCAATGGCGTAGTGCAGCGGCGCGTACAGCGGGAAGATCAGCGCATAGAGCAAAAAGACAACCGCGGCCGCGTAAAACGGCTCCACGGGTTTGCGCTTGGTCATGGCAAGGCCTCCTTATTTTTCAAAACGATCTTAATGTAGTATTATACTGCATCCCGGGAGTCCGGTCAAGAAAAACCGCCCCTGCGGCAGATGTCCGCAGGGGCGCTTTCAGGGCTTTGCAATGCCGTATTGAAGGGTCACCGGATCCTGGAATACCGCAAGGTGCGGGGGGCGAAAGGTGAAGAAAATGAAGACGAACAGCAGCCCCCACAGGACGATCACCCCCAAAAGCTGGAGGAAGGGAGAGGACAGCCTCCCCCGGCGCAGCAGGGCGTGGTCCAGAAGAAAGGCAGCGGCCGCGGAGAGCACAAAGACGGCGATGTCCGCCCACATCGCATGATTGCCCCATACGCCGGTGTAGGTGTAGAAGAGCACCGGGATCAGCGCCGTGCCCACTATCGCGGAAAGGCCCCGTGCCGCCGGCAGGTTGGGGTAGGTCTTCCAGAGGAAGATCACCTGGACCAGGGAGAAGAAAAAGAGGGGGATGAACAGCAGCTTCATATGTTCCCAGGTGGATTCGTTGACCGCGCAAAAGGCGGCCGCCGCCTTGCTGCCGCCGCTCCACTCATATAGAAAATGCAGCAGCGTCCCCGCCGCCACAGTGATCAGGAAGCCCATCAGCTCCCAACGAATCAGTTTCCTCCGCATTCCAACACCTCACAAAAAAAGGATACGGCTTTACGCCGTATCCTCAGTTTATGTGGAAAATTCCGGATTATTCAGCCCGGTAACGCAGAACCAGCACGGGAGGCAGAGGCTCCCGTGTGACGGCAAAGCGGTTGGAACCGGCCCACTCCACCTCCCCTTTTCCATAGAGGGCCGCAAAGCGCTCCACACCGTCCACCACACTGAGTCCGTAGGGCGCATGGCGGTAGTGCATGGGCACGATGCAGCGCGGAGCGATCTGCTCCGCCACCGCTTTGGCAGCCGGGGCGTCCACGGTGTACACCCCGCCCACGGGAAGGAGCAGCACGTCGCATGGGCCGATTTCGCCCACCTGCTCCGGGCTCAGCAGATGGCCCAGATCGCCTAAGTGCACCACGGTGACGCCGCCGGCGGTGAAGCTGCGGATTTTGTTGGTGCCCCGGAGCGCCCCGCCCTGGTCGTCGTGAAAGCTCTCAATTTCCCGGACGGTAAAGGGGTTCTCCTTTCCGCCCAGCAGCGTGACGCCGCCGGTGTAGCTGTGGTCGTCGTGGCCGTGGCTGCAGTAGACCGCATGGGCCCGGGCATGGAGGTCGCCGTAGCCCTCCACGCCGCGGTAGGGGTCAATCAGCGCAAGGAACCCATTCTGCTCCAGGAGGAAACAGGCATGGCCCAGCCAGGTGATGTTCATCCGCTCACGCTCCTTTTCCGTTTTCTCCATGGTAGCAGATTTACTCCGTTTTGTCATCCCTCTTCTGTTTTTCGGAGATTCTTCCGGCATTTCCGCGCCGGAGGCGCAGCCGCCGCAGCACCACCGCAGCCACGGCGATGAGCACCACCACCCATACCCAGCCGTAGGCAAGGGCCACCACCAGCGATTCAAGGAAGCCGGTGAAGTCCTTCCAGCCGGAGGAAAAGGCCGCGCCAAGCCGTCCGCTCAGGGTGGAGACCGGCTCCTCCACATTGGAAAGGCGGTACACCTCGTCCAGGGACAGGTACACGGTGGAGTAATCCACCAAGTGGTCATAGCGCTGCAGCTCACCGGAGAGAGCCTCGATCTGGGCTTCCGTCTCGGAGATGGCCGACTCCACGGTGATGATGTCCTCCATGGTCTCCGCCCGGCGCAGCAGCTCCTGGAGCCGCTCCAACTTCACCTGCTGGGTCTTCAGCCGCCCTGAGGTGTCGTAATAGACCTCCGTCACATCCTCCGTGCCTTGACTTTGATAGGTCACGTGGCACAGCGTCCCCACCTGGGAGAGGAAGGGCGTGTACTGGTCCGCCGGGACGCGGACCGTGTAGTTTCCATAGCGGTAGCCGGAGCCGTAGCTGCTGACGCTGCTGCTTTCAAACCAGCCGCCCAGCTCCTCCACCAGCTCCGCGATCGACGACGCGGCGGAGTCAAACTCCGTGGTCTCCATCTGGACCTGGGCGGTATAGATGCGCTTAGCATCTTCCTGAAAGCTCTGCGGCGCTGCCGGCGCCATGTCGCCGCCCGCCGTGCTCTCCATCTGCATATCGTCTCTCATCTCTCCGTTCCCCGACGCGGCGGTGGAACCTCCGGCGCTTCCGCAGGCCGTGAGCAGGGGCAGGACCGCCAGACAGGACAGTGCAAGGGCAAAAAGTTTTCGTTTCATACTCCATCCTCCCTTTATACAGGCTTTGTATCAGGTTAGACGAAGAATTCTTCCAAAATGTTGCAGAATCTATATTGTTTTCCATTTTGCGCGTCTGAATCCGCCGGGTATCCGCGCCGGTTTGGGGGCGGGCGGACGGCTTTCACGCCGGAGCCCGCCGGCAAGGCGGACCGCTTTATCCGCCCTGTCGGCCCGATTGGCCTAAAAGCGCGTCCACTTCCCCCCTGATCCGCTCCACACACATGGCGCAGCTTTTGCCGCAGCCCGTCTGGCGCCGCACCTCCTCAAACGTCTCCGCCCCGCCGTCCACGGCCGTCCGGATATCCGCCCAGGTGACACCGTGGCACAGGCACATCACCCGGGCCCCGTCCGGCGCGCTCATTCCAAGGCCCCCGCTTTGCCGGAGGCGCGGAGCCGTTTGAAATACTCCTTCACCTCGCCGCTGTCCACCACGTCGCCGTATTTCATCCAGATATCAAGCAGCGCCGCCTTATGGGATACTTCGATGCGGTCAAAGAGGCAGTCCTCCACATAAATAAGCCGGTAGCTCCTTGAGGCGGCGTCAACCGCAGTGGCACGGCAGCATCCGCTGGTGGAGCCCCCACAAGGATGAGCGTGTCGATGCCAAGGGTGATCAGATAGCTCTGCAGCGGTGTTCCGTAAAACGCGCTGGCATAGCCCTTGGAGAGGACCATCTCCTCAGGCAGGGGCTCGATGCAGGGCAACAGGTCGGAGCAGGGGTGCCCGTCGATAAACTTTGCGTTGTCCCGCTTCCTCTTTCCCGCAAAGTTGTCAAAGGCGTCCGTCCGGCTCTGAACGTTTTTGGTGTAGAACACCGGGACCCCGGCCTCTCTGGCCGCATCCCGCAGGGAGAGGATGTGCCGCACCCCCTCCCAGGCCTTTGCTCCGCCGCCGGAGGGCCACTGTTCTATCTGTTCCTCTATCGGCGCGTCGGCGCCGATGTAGTTGGGCTGCAGGTCAATGCAGAGCAGCAGCGGCTTTTCTCCGTAGCCCGTTCTCCGGCCATAACCTCCCTGTTCAATGACAATGCGGTCCCGATCAGTGATCATGTCCTCCCAAATTCTCATGTTCATCCGCGCCCAGGCGCGCCCTCCCCTCTCTTCTCTCCTGAAAAAAAATTGGATTTCCTCAGCATCCGGACCATCATGACGGCAAAGGTCGCCAGCAATCCGATGGCAATGTTCATCACCGTGTCAAAGGACCCGATGGCGTTGTACAGCGTTCTGATCAAAGGCATGCCGACCAGCGAGCAGCAGCACATCAGCGTCTGGGAAAAGCCGATATACTCAGAGAGATACCGCTTCCCGAAAAGGCTGATGGAGGCCGTGACGCCGTAGAGCACGCACACCGTGGGCCAGAAGCCCAGCAGAGCCGAGAACAAAACCGCGCCCGCGGTCCCGTCCACCACGCGGATCAGGATAAACGCAAGCGCCGTGGCCCCGGCGCAGTACAGCGTCACGATCCTGAAGCCAAACCGGTCGGCGATGATGCCCGCGCTGGCCTTGCTGCACATGTCCACCACCGCAAAGACGGAGAGGCATGCGGCGGCCACCGCTTCCGGCACTCCACGCTCAATCAGGATCGTGGACTGGTACAGGGTGATCATCTGGTAGACCACCGCCACCACGATCATGCCGCCGGCAAACAGCCAGAAGGACGGCTTTTTGATTCCCTCGCTCAGCGGGCAGCCGTCTCCCGGGACCGCTCCGCCCCGCATGCCGCCCTCCTCCGCGCCCAAGCTTTCGCCGTATGGCATCAGTCCGACGCAGCCCGGCTCCTCCCGGAGCAGCAACGTGATCTGGGCACAGACAAACACCGCCACCAAAGCGCCGATGACCACGCAGGCGACCCGCCAGCCCAGCGCGCGGATCATCCAGCCCACAATGGGACTCCCCACCGCCGTGCCGATGCCGCTGGCGGAGGCCACCAGGCCGGTAACCTGACTGCGGCGCTCGGAAAACCAGCGGGCAATGGCCATCTGTACGGCGGCCGTACCGGAAAAAACCGTGGACGCGCCGATCAGCACGCCTCCGATGAACATGGCCTCAAGACGGTTGGACCCGGCGAATACAAAATATCCCGCCGCGCTGATCAGTCCGCCGAACACGATCAGGGACTTCAGCGCAAAGCGCTTGAGCAGCCTGTTGAAGAACGCCGCGGCGGCCGCGCTGCCCACGCCGTAAAAGACATACAAAATCGCGAAGTCTCCGCTGCTGATTCCAAAGCTCCTTGTGATGGGCGTCACAAACAGCGACAGGCTGTAGTAGCCCACGCCGCAGTTGAACATCATCACCAGGAATAAGGAGGCGGCAATAATCCAATACCACTTGTTCGATCCCTGCTTTTTCATGACTTTCCTTTCTCCGGCCGCCGTCTGCAAAAGCGCGGAGGGTGATCCGCCCTCCGCGCCCTCAAAACCGGGTTTGACTCTATTCCCGCTGCTGTTTCAGGTCCTTCAGCACCCTCCAGCCCGACGTGGAGAAGCCGATCTCAAAGTAGTAGGCGTCGATGACCTCATAGTCCCAGTCCTTCATAAAGCCGCCCAGCTTCAGATGGCCAATTCCCTTGAACACCTGGCCCTTGATCTCGGAATCGTGGTGCTCGATGAGAATATCGTCGATGAGCTTTTCTCCCTCTGGGTCCAGCATATCCTCGATCTGGCGGCGGCCATAGCAGACCATGTACTCCTCTTCGGGATAGCTGACCTCCTCCGTCAGTTCAATCCATCCGGAGATCAGATTGTCGCCGTTCTGGCGGACAACGCCTTTGATCTTGCTGCCCACATGGGGCGCGTAGAGCTTGCGCAGCCTGCCGGGAAAGCGGTTGATGTGGACCTCGGCCAGTTCGGTGTCGTAGCCCAGCATCGGGCCGCGCTGAACGCCCCAATCCCGGTCCTGCCAGATCTTTGCAAGGTAGTTGCCCGGCTTGCCCTCAAACTTGCAGGGGATGCTGATGAGCCCCTCCTGCATGGTGGTGTAATAGGGGTAGACGAACTGCGCGGCCGCCTCCGCCTGCTCCACCATGTCCTCGTCGTGGCCGTAATAGTCGGCAAGCATCACCGTGAGCTCGCCCTCCCGGTTGGGCGTAAAGGGAGCCGGAAGATACCGGGCAATGGTTTGTGGATCCATCTTCAGCCGCAAGGAGATGATGTTCTCCGCCACATGGCGGCGGGCCGCCGCCCCTTCTTCCTTTAAAACCATTTCCAATCCCCCTTTTCCTCAATGGGCGTGATCTGCGAATCGCTTCCATAGCAGTAGCCAAAGTTGTAGAAGAAGCCCTCCAGCGGCTCAATCTCCCCAAGGTCCTTCCATTTGCCGTAATAGTCTCCGCCGAATTCCAGCGTGGTTTTTCCCTTCCAGCAGTCCACGCCGTCCAGGCCGTTGGTGAATTCGAACAGGGGAATGTCTTTGATAAAGGGCTCGTTGTGGCTGGCCGGGTCTCTCAGATACCGGGCGTGGGCAAATCTCCGGCAGCCGACGGGAAGTTTTTCAAAATCGTAGGGCTCGGTCAGCTCAATGGAGGCCTTGGCGACCAGCTCCCCGTGGGGGCGGTTGGAAATGCCGTAGAGCTTCGTGCCTGGTTTGAGCTCGTTCCGGCCGGTCAGCAGCGGCTGGATGTCCGTTATCTGGGTATAGGTGATGTTGCGCAGGATGCCGCGGCGCAGTCCGGCGGTCTGCCGGTCCAGGCAGACCTGAGACATGTAGCCAAACTCATATCCCTTGTAAATCGCCGGCATTCCGATGGCCAGCTCGTGGAACTCCGTCATGTCGGGGTCTGGCGGCTCGCCTTCAGCCACCTCCCGCAGCCCCGGCATCGCCGTATCCACCATGAACACCCAGCCGATGTCGCCGTCCCCCACCGGCTCCAGGGGCTTGGGCAGCATGCGCGATTGCAGTTTTTTTGGATCCGCCCGGAAGGGAACCATGATGAGGCTCTGGGTCATCACATACTTCTCGCCCGGCGCCGGGTTTACCTTCGTATTCAGTTCAGGCATCTGTTGTTCCTCCCTTTCTTGCGTCCTCTCCGCTTTTCAGCCTCCGCGGATCAGAGCACCTCGATCCCTCCGGCCTGATAGCCCATCATAAACCAGAAGGCATTTTTTACCTCATAGGAGAATGTGCCGACCGCCTTTTCGTCAAAGGCAAGCTGCACGTCTCTGCCCTGCCAGCACTCGCCGTAACGTGTTTTTGTGATGAGCTCGCGGGTGATGTCGTCGCACACGCTCTCGCCCCTGCGCTCCTCCACCAGCTGCACCACCCTGCGCAGTCCGATGCGGTTGGCGAACAGGAAGTCAAAGTTCATCCCGTCAACGGGTTTGTCTGCGTCAAAGCCCAAGCTGATGGGTCTGGTCCCCTCGTCAGTGGCCACCGCCTTCAGGCGACTGCCCTCCTGGATGTGATAAAAGTCCATCATCTCCGTGGGGAAGCGGGTGGTGCGGATATGGGCATAGAAGGCGTCAAAGCCCTTGACGCGGCTCTCCATCACAGCCCAGTCCCTGTCAAAATAGCGCAGGGCATAGGTCCAGCCCCGGTGGCCCCGGGCCTCCGCCTCCACCAAAATGCCGGCGGAGTAATATTGGGAGTAAATGGGGTTGATGAAGTCGTAATCCCTGCTCT
This window of the Dysosmobacter acutus genome carries:
- a CDS encoding TPM domain-containing protein, yielding MKFFQKRSVAVLVLVIAVALGCFIGQVKKPDVTEEASTKIVGTYTYAYDYAGVLSDDTMEHIDAMNASLFAQTGAQIMVVTVDDTGEEDIIAYGESMGNRYGIGDKERNNGIVLVLALNNISQGGLVGDYAEVPGLGLHRYEDSLNSILSAYMEDSFAAGNYDKGVRKTVDAFMAWFADFYSVTVKENYIPVVPQTFETGTGYYTQSTGYFAPTAGQLIGNAMVLVITLFVVWMILDAFRWRSYRRRYMRPGMGIPTVLYYPVFWGRPRRPRPPRPPRPPRGPGPGPRPPSGGGFGGGSFNGGFGGSRPGGFGGGSFGGSFGGSRGGSFGGGGSFGGGRGGSRGGFGGSRGGGFGGGGSFGGGRGGRR
- a CDS encoding helix-turn-helix domain-containing protein — encoded protein: MQILAQRLKELREGRRLYQKEMAELLGLSLRGYQSYETDQSEPKLKTLIALADYFDVSIDYLVGRTDGKCTGKSKKESNL
- a CDS encoding DUF6809 family protein — its product is MTDPLQLLYDEALATGICPYLSMGSYRRASDTAEETLDALEAMLDPQALKLLEQYREACFQTQGMELEAMFRSAFRVARELFTQV
- a CDS encoding toxic anion resistance protein, with amino-acid sequence MDESNKIPKLTLEPQAAAAAAMPELTLDGAAPQEAAAEEPGKEAPPVEMDERLLSEEEKKAVEEFSKKIDITDSNLILQYGAAAQKNVAGFSENALSSVRNKDLGEVGEALSELVVELKQFGTGEEEKKGLFGMFKKSRDRMEAMKAQYSKVETNVDKIARELEQHQVTLMKDVAMFDQMYELNLKYYKELTMYILAGKRKLKSVRENELPALRSQAETSGAQEDAQKYNDMVQMCERFEKKLHDLELTRMISVQMGPQTRLLQNNDTLMVEKIQSSLVNTIPLWKSQMVLALGMEHARQATAAQSAVTNMTNELLKKNADLLKTGTVAAAREAERSVVDIETLQHTNEQLISTLDEVLNIQRDGAQKRRAAEVELSKIEGELKQKLMELRN
- a CDS encoding 5-bromo-4-chloroindolyl phosphate hydrolysis family protein, whose translation is MTKRKPVEPFYAAAVVFLLYALIFPLYAPLHYAIAAAAAAAVFAVALLLCRGGAVGQSEKKAEKAAEEKTTGDPELDKMLKNGRLAIAEMKRLDGNIADEEISADIVRLEQVSEKIFDQVRQDPRKLPQIRKFMDYYLPTTLKLLNAYDRAAGTGVSGENINATLHKVEGMMKTIVSAFEKQLDALFGSEALDISTDITVLENMMAREGLTENPLKAESVPKEDGDIKLEL
- a CDS encoding DUF6512 family protein, whose product is MRRKLIRWELMGFLITVAAGTLLHFLYEWSGGSKAAAAFCAVNESTWEHMKLLFIPLFFFSLVQVIFLWKTYPNLPAARGLSAIVGTALIPVLFYTYTGVWGNHAMWADIAVFVLSAAAAFLLDHALLRRGRLSSPFLQLLGVIVLWGLLFVFIFFTFRPPHLAVFQDPVTLQYGIAKP
- a CDS encoding MBL fold metallo-hydrolase, with amino-acid sequence MEKTEKERERMNITWLGHACFLLEQNGFLALIDPYRGVEGYGDLHARAHAVYCSHGHDDHSYTGGVTLLGGKENPFTVREIESFHDDQGGALRGTNKIRSFTAGGVTVVHLGDLGHLLSPEQVGEIGPCDVLLLPVGGVYTVDAPAAKAVAEQIAPRCIVPMHYRHAPYGLSVVDGVERFAALYGKGEVEWAGSNRFAVTREPLPPVLVLRYRAE
- a CDS encoding DUF4349 domain-containing protein, which encodes MKRKLFALALSCLAVLPLLTACGSAGGSTAASGNGEMRDDMQMESTAGGDMAPAAPQSFQEDAKRIYTAQVQMETTEFDSAASSIAELVEELGGWFESSSVSSYGSGYRYGNYTVRVPADQYTPFLSQVGTLCHVTYQSQGTEDVTEVYYDTSGRLKTQQVKLERLQELLRRAETMEDIITVESAISETEAQIEALSGELQRYDHLVDYSTVYLSLDEVYRLSNVEEPVSTLSGRLGAAFSSGWKDFTGFLESLVVALAYGWVWVVVLIAVAAVVLRRLRLRRGNAGRISEKQKRDDKTE
- a CDS encoding (2Fe-2S)-binding protein, whose translation is MSAPDGARVMCLCHGVTWADIRTAVDGGAETFEEVRRQTGCGKSCAMCVERIRGEVDALLGQSGRQGG
- a CDS encoding MFS transporter; translation: MKKQGSNKWYWIIAASLFLVMMFNCGVGYYSLSLFVTPITRSFGISSGDFAILYVFYGVGSAAAAAFFNRLLKRFALKSLIVFGGLISAAGYFVFAGSNRLEAMFIGGVLIGASTVFSGTAAVQMAIARWFSERRSQVTGLVASASGIGTAVGSPIVGWMIRALGWRVACVVIGALVAVFVCAQITLLLREEPGCVGLMPYGESLGAEEGGMRGGAVPGDGCPLSEGIKKPSFWLFAGGMIVVAVVYQMITLYQSTILIERGVPEAVAAACLSVFAVVDMCSKASAGIIADRFGFRIVTLYCAGATALAFILIRVVDGTAGAVLFSALLGFWPTVCVLYGVTASISLFGKRYLSEYIGFSQTLMCCCSLVGMPLIRTLYNAIGSFDTVMNIAIGLLATFAVMMVRMLRKSNFFSGEKRGEGAPGRG
- a CDS encoding acetoacetate decarboxylase family protein; translation: MVLKEEGAAARRHVAENIISLRLKMDPQTIARYLPAPFTPNREGELTVMLADYYGHDEDMVEQAEAAAQFVYPYYTTMQEGLISIPCKFEGKPGNYLAKIWQDRDWGVQRGPMLGYDTELAEVHINRFPGRLRKLYAPHVGSKIKGVVRQNGDNLISGWIELTEEVSYPEEEYMVCYGRRQIEDMLDPEGEKLIDDILIEHHDSEIKGQVFKGIGHLKLGGFMKDWDYEVIDAYYFEIGFSTSGWRVLKDLKQQRE
- a CDS encoding acetoacetate decarboxylase family protein, with the translated sequence MPELNTKVNPAPGEKYVMTQSLIMVPFRADPKKLQSRMLPKPLEPVGDGDIGWVFMVDTAMPGLREVAEGEPPDPDMTEFHELAIGMPAIYKGYEFGYMSQVCLDRQTAGLRRGILRNITYTQITDIQPLLTGRNELKPGTKLYGISNRPHGELVAKASIELTEPYDFEKLPVGCRRFAHARYLRDPASHNEPFIKDIPLFEFTNGLDGVDCWKGKTTLEFGGDYYGKWKDLGEIEPLEGFFYNFGYCYGSDSQITPIEEKGDWKWF
- a CDS encoding acetoacetate decarboxylase family protein — its product is MQNFRYVPYEPIVGNVRKVGETVFLAELAIDPAEFASRVPEGFQVISDKAYVAMTEAVLRDEKSRDYDFINPIYSQYYSAGILVEAEARGHRGWTYALRYFDRDWAVMESRVKGFDAFYAHIRTTRFPTEMMDFYHIQEGSRLKAVATDEGTRPISLGFDADKPVDGMNFDFLFANRIGLRRVVQLVEERRGESVCDDITRELITKTRYGECWQGRDVQLAFDEKAVGTFSYEVKNAFWFMMGYQAGGIEVL